A genomic segment from Lagenorhynchus albirostris chromosome X, mLagAlb1.1, whole genome shotgun sequence encodes:
- the LOC132513128 gene encoding uncharacterized protein CXorf49 homolog, with amino-acid sequence MNGKEQKEARRDRDRDSGHRPSPRFWGHPGRDMSSPDEVYVLRRRVRPKVRERAGVRIAGPAVPPGPDPGPEPGEPRSGKGGGGFPDPEGFQSKREMLEGRGPVLWGREGRPGSPHEHTRDLLDLIDESEAANLQQLTDQDVLGVRRYPSPERSTAFKEATGSTLRLEAGPGGRGAPGQSCGEASTAPAGPLHLGGPEAGRALGSPKRGTKRRLNVAADRQRRSAEGLAWLLSDSESSDEFSETQLMTVSTYRRGGGQAKPSRPEDPGDTPRHSKFQVRENYRHVTGSSLSSAPRGLSSVVERQGVGEQGISSPKKMQSVLWGKGGSKPSYPGAAAAASVSAAAAGGLPRVNPRKNGAQEKKSVGGASKLALGGTFGSRGQRISATPVEPATFPPISGIPLPGRPKSYTLVLSGTKQSKHSGAGKKSVVRWARESEAVAGEDKDPNRDPAPKGQLLTHRPGTSCLRMHRRKASSGDVNTRGPQDPGNSEPLALNQGEVMPRGPAPSGDRGPLDHPPRPETQQQPLGTPCCPWCLELKREVDELKEQLAAMQYLADKLQTL; translated from the exons ATGAACGGGAAGGAGCAGAAGGAAG CCCGCCGTGACCGCGACCGCGACTCGGGCCATCGACCGTCGCCCCGGTTCTGGGGCCACCCGGGTCGCGACATGAGCTCCCCGGATGAGGTGTATGTGTTGAGAAGGCGTGTCCGCCCAAAAGTCAGGGAGCGGGCCGGCGTTCGCATAGCCGGCCCCGCAGTCCCGCCGGGGCCCGACCCAGGCCCCGAGCCTGGGGAGCCGCGGAGCGGCAAGGGCGGAGGCGGCTTCCCGGACCCCGAGGGCTTCCAGTCGAAGCGGGAGATGCTGGAAGGGCGAGGGCCGGTGCTGTGGGGCCGCGAAGGCCGACCTGGCTCCCCACATGAGCACACGAGGGACCTCCTGGACCTGATCGACGAGTCTGAGGCG GCCAACCTGCAGCAGCTGACCGACCAGGACGTGCTGGGCGTCCGCAGGTACCCGTCCCCGGAGAGGTCCACTGCCTTCAAAGAGGCCACTGGGTCGACACTGCGCCTCGAGGCGGGTCCCGGCGGTCGAGGAGCGCCCGGCCAGAGCTGTGGGGAGGCGTCGACGGCTCCAGCCGGCCCTCTCCACCTCGGTGGGCCTGAAGCGGGCCGGGCCTTGGGGAGCCCTAAGAGAGGCACTAAGCGTAGGTTGAACGTGGCTGCGGATCGCCAGCGGCGCTCCGCGGAAGGCCTGGCCTGGCTGCTGTCCGACTCCGAGTCCTCAGATGAATTCAGTGAGACACAGCTGATGACGGTGAGCACTTACCGCAGAGGAGGAGGCCAGGCCAAGCCCAGCAGACCCGAGGATCCCGGGGACACTCCCAGACACTCGAAGTTCCAAGTCAGGGAGAATTACCGTCACGTGACAGGCTCTTCCCTGTCCTCGGCTCCGCGAGGACTCTCTTCGGTTGTGGAAAGGCAGGGCGTGGGAGAGCAGGGCATCTCTTCCCCTAAGAAAATGCAGAGCGTGCTGTGGGGCAAGGGGGGCAGCAAGCCCAGCTACCcgggagctgctgctgctgcttctgtttctgctgctgctgcaggtggCCTGCCGCGGGTCAATCCTAGGAAGAACGGAGCCCAGGAGAAGAAATCCGTTGGGGGAGCATCCAAACTTGCCCTGGGGGGAACCTTCGGTTCCCGGGGGCAGCGAATCTCGGCAACTCCCGTGGAACCGGCCACCTTCCCCCCAATCTCTGGTATTCCGCTGCCTGGGAGACCCAAGAGTTATACCTTGGTCCTTTCGGGAACCAAACAGTCCAAgcacagtggtgctgggaagaaatCCGTGGTCAGGTGGGCAAGGGAGTCTGAGGCGGTGGCGGGAGAAGATAAGGACCCAAATAGAGACCCAGCCCCAAAGGGCCAA cTGCTCACTCACAGGCCAGGGACATCTTGTCTGCGCATGCATCGTAGAAAAGCCAGCAGTGGCGACGTCAACACCAGAGGCCCCCAAGATCCAGGAAACTCAGAACCCTTGGCCCTGAACCAGGGAGAAGTCATGCCCAGGGGGCCTGCCCCCTCAG GTGACCGGGGGCCACTTGACCATCCCCCAAGACCGGAAACGCAGCAGCAGCCACTGGGAACGCCCTGCTGTCCTTGG TGTCTCGAGCTAAAGAGAGAAGTAGACGAACTTAAGGAGCAACTTG CCGCCATGCAGTACCTGGCTGACAagttgcagaccctttga
- the LOC132513129 gene encoding uncharacterized protein CXorf49 homolog: MNGKEQKEARRDRDRDSGHRPSPRFWGHPGRDMSSPDEVYVLRRRVRPKVRERAGVRIAGPAVPPGPDPGPEPGEPRSGKGGGGFPDPEGFQSKREMLEGRGPVLWGREGRPGSPHEHTRDLLDLIDESEAANLQQLTDQDVLGVRRYPSPERSTAFKEATGSTLRLEAGPGGRGAPGQSCGEASTAPAGPLHLGGPEAGRALGSPKRGTKRRLNVAADRQRRSAEGLAWLLSDSESSDEFSETQLMTVSTYRRGGGQAKPSRPEDPGDTPRHSKFQVRENYRHVTGSSLSSAPRGLSSVVERQGVGEQGISSPKKMQSVLWGKGGSKPSYPGAAAAASVSAAAAGGLPRVNPRKNGAQEKKSVGGASKLALGGTFGSRGQRISATPVEPATFPPISGIPLPGRPKSYTLVLSGTKQSKHSGAGKKSVVRWARESEAVAGEDKDPNRDPAPKGQLLTHRPGTSCLRMHRRKASSGDVNTRGPQDPGNSEPLALNQGEVMPRGPAPSGDRGPLDHPPRPETQQQPLGTPCCPWVMLPLHPGNAGPNSRCLELKREVDELKEQLAAVQYLADKLQTL, encoded by the exons ATGAACGGGAAGGAGCAGAAGGAAG CCCGCCGTGACCGCGACCGCGACTCGGGCCATCGACCGTCGCCCCGGTTCTGGGGCCACCCGGGTCGCGACATGAGCTCCCCGGATGAGGTGTATGTGTTGAGAAGGCGTGTCCGCCCAAAAGTCAGGGAGCGGGCCGGCGTTCGCATAGCCGGCCCCGCAGTCCCGCCGGGGCCCGACCCAGGCCCCGAGCCTGGGGAGCCGCGGAGCGGCAAGGGCGGAGGCGGCTTCCCGGACCCCGAGGGCTTCCAGTCGAAGCGGGAGATGCTGGAAGGGCGAGGGCCGGTGCTGTGGGGCCGCGAAGGCCGACCTGGCTCCCCACATGAGCACACGAGGGACCTCCTGGACCTGATCGACGAGTCTGAGGCG GCCAACCTGCAGCAGCTGACCGACCAGGACGTGCTGGGCGTCCGCAGGTACCCGTCCCCGGAGAGGTCCACTGCCTTCAAAGAGGCCACTGGGTCGACACTGCGCCTCGAGGCGGGTCCCGGCGGTCGAGGAGCGCCCGGCCAGAGCTGTGGGGAGGCGTCGACGGCTCCAGCCGGCCCTCTCCACCTCGGTGGGCCTGAAGCGGGCCGGGCCTTGGGGAGCCCTAAGAGAGGCACTAAGCGTAGGTTGAACGTGGCTGCGGATCGCCAGCGGCGCTCCGCGGAAGGCCTGGCCTGGCTGCTGTCCGACTCCGAGTCCTCAGATGAATTCAGTGAGACACAGCTGATGACGGTGAGCACTTACCGCAGAGGAGGAGGCCAGGCCAAGCCCAGCAGACCCGAGGATCCCGGGGACACTCCCAGACACTCGAAGTTCCAAGTCAGGGAGAATTACCGTCACGTGACAGGCTCTTCCCTGTCCTCGGCTCCGCGAGGACTCTCTTCGGTTGTGGAAAGGCAGGGCGTGGGAGAGCAGGGCATCTCTTCCCCTAAGAAAATGCAGAGCGTGCTGTGGGGCAAGGGGGGCAGCAAGCCCAGCTACCcgggagctgctgctgctgcttctgtttctgctgctgctgcaggtggCCTGCCGCGGGTCAATCCTAGGAAGAACGGAGCCCAGGAGAAGAAATCCGTTGGGGGAGCATCCAAACTTGCCCTGGGGGGAACCTTCGGTTCCCGGGGGCAGCGAATCTCGGCAACTCCCGTGGAACCGGCCACCTTCCCCCCAATCTCTGGTATTCCGCTGCCTGGGAGACCCAAGAGTTATACCTTGGTCCTTTCGGGAACCAAACAGTCCAAgcacagtggtgctgggaagaaatCCGTGGTCAGGTGGGCAAGGGAGTCTGAGGCGGTGGCGGGAGAAGATAAGGACCCAAATAGAGACCCAGCCCCAAAGGGCCAA cTGCTCACTCACAGGCCAGGGACATCTTGTCTGCGCATGCATCGTAGAAAAGCCAGCAGTGGCGACGTCAACACCAGAGGCCCCCAAGATCCAGGAAACTCAGAACCCTTGGCCCTGAACCAGGGAGAAGTCATGCCCAGGGGGCCTGCCCCCTCAG GTGACCGGGGGCCACTTGACCATCCCCCAAGACCGGAAACGCAGCAGCAGCCACTGGGAACGCCCTGCTGTCCTTGGGTAATGCTTCCTCTGCATCCTGGAAATGCAGGCCCAAACTCGAGG TGTCTCGAGCTAAAGAGAGAAGTAGACGAACTTAAGGAGCAACTTG CCGCCGTGCAGTACCTGGCTGACAagttgcagaccctttga
- the LOC132513130 gene encoding uncharacterized protein CXorf49 homolog: MNGKEQKEARRDRDRDSGHRPSPRFWGHPGRDMSSPDEVYVLRRRVRPKVRERAGVRIAGPAVPPGPDPGPEPGEPRSGKGGGGFPDPEGFQSKREMLEGRGPVLWGREGRPGSPHEHTRDLLDLIDESEAANLQQLTDQDVLGVRRYPSPERSTAFKEATGSTLRLEAGPGGRGAPGQSCGEASTAPAGPLHLGGPEAGRALGSPKRGTKRRLNVAADRQRRSAEGLAWLLSDSESSDEFSETQLMTVSTYRRGGGQAKPSRPEDPGDTPRHSKFQVRENYRHVTGSSLSSAPRGLSSVVERQGVGEQGISSPKKMQSVLWGKGGSKPSYPGAAAAAAAAAAASVSAAAPGGLPQVTPRKNGAQEKKSVGEASKLALGGTFGSRGQRISATPVEPATFPPISGIPLPGRPKSYTLVLSGTKQSKHSGAGKKSVVRWARESEAVAGEDKDPNRDPAPKGQLLTHRPGTSCLRMHRRKASSGDVNTRGPQDPGNSEPLALNQGEVMPRGPAPSAAMQYLADKLQTL, from the exons ATGAACGGGAAGGAGCAGAAGGAAG CCCGCCGTGACCGCGACCGCGACTCGGGCCATCGACCGTCGCCCCGGTTCTGGGGCCACCCGGGTCGCGACATGAGCTCCCCGGATGAGGTGTATGTGTTGAGAAGGCGTGTCCGCCCAAAAGTCAGGGAGCGGGCCGGCGTTCGCATAGCCGGCCCCGCAGTCCCGCCGGGGCCCGACCCAGGCCCCGAGCCTGGGGAGCCGCGGAGCGGCAAGGGCGGAGGCGGCTTCCCGGACCCCGAGGGCTTCCAGTCGAAGCGGGAGATGCTGGAAGGGCGAGGGCCGGTGCTGTGGGGCCGCGAAGGCCGACCTGGCTCCCCACATGAGCACACGAGGGACCTCCTGGACCTGATCGACGAGTCTGAGGCG GCCAACCTGCAGCAGCTGACCGACCAGGACGTGCTGGGCGTCCGCAGGTACCCGTCCCCGGAGAGGTCCACTGCCTTCAAAGAGGCCACTGGGTCGACACTGCGCCTCGAGGCGGGTCCCGGCGGTCGAGGAGCGCCCGGCCAGAGCTGTGGGGAGGCGTCGACGGCTCCAGCCGGCCCTCTCCACCTCGGTGGGCCTGAAGCGGGCCGGGCCTTGGGGAGCCCTAAGAGAGGCACTAAGCGTAGGTTGAACGTGGCTGCGGATCGCCAGCGGCGCTCCGCGGAAGGCCTGGCCTGGCTGCTGTCCGACTCCGAGTCCTCAGATGAATTCAGTGAGACACAGCTGATGACGGTGAGCACTTACCGCAGAGGAGGAGGCCAGGCCAAGCCCAGCAGACCCGAGGATCCCGGGGACACTCCCAGACACTCGAAGTTCCAAGTCAGGGAGAATTACCGTCACGTGACAGGCTCTTCCCTGTCCTCGGCTCCGCGAGGACTCTCTTCGGTTGTGGAAAGGCAGGGCGTGGGAGAGCAGGGCATCTCTTCCCCTAAGAAAATGCAGAGCGTGCTGTGGGGCAAGGGGGGCAGCAAGCCCAGCTACCcgggagctgctgctgctgctgctgctgctgctgctgcttctgtttctGCTGCTGCTCCAGGTGGCCTGCCGCAGGTCACTCCTAGGAAGAACGGAGCCCAGGAGAAGAAATCCGTCGGGGAAGCATCCAAACTTGCCCTGGGGGGAACCTTCGGTTCCCGGGGGCAGCGAATCTCGGCAACTCCCGTGGAACCGGCCACCTTCCCCCCAATCTCTGGTATTCCGCTGCCTGGGAGACCCAAGAGTTATACCTTGGTCCTTTCGGGAACCAAACAGTCCAAGCACAGTGGCGCTGGGAAGAAATCCGTGGTCAGGTGGGCAAGGGAGTCTGAGGCGGTGGCGGGAGAAGATAAGGACCCAAATAGAGACCCAGCTCCAAAAGGCCAA cTGCTCACTCACAGGCCAGGGACATCTTGTCTGCGCATGCATCGTAGAAAAGCCAGCAGTGGCGACGTCAACACCAGAGGCCCCCAAGATCCAGGAAACTCAGAACCCTTGGCCCTGAACCAGGGAGAAGTCATGCCCAGGGGGCCTGCCCCCTCAG CCGCCATGCAGTACCTGGCTGACAagttgcagaccctttga